From the Serratia nematodiphila DZ0503SBS1 genome, one window contains:
- a CDS encoding flagella synthesis protein FlgN: MEKLAQLLDKLLETLQALNGVLEEEHDLLCSGQLPGVALQRVTDAKSQLLATVAYLEQQRLGQEKTCGQRAPYASQAPLADRWQRVQLLSQTLREKNQHNGLLLNQQIDHNAQALAILSKNNKSLYGPDGQSHAGSLLGRKIGV, translated from the coding sequence ATGGAAAAGCTGGCACAACTGCTGGATAAACTGTTGGAAACGCTGCAGGCGCTCAATGGCGTGCTGGAGGAAGAGCACGACTTGCTGTGCTCCGGCCAGTTGCCGGGCGTGGCCTTGCAGCGCGTCACCGATGCAAAAAGCCAACTGCTGGCGACGGTCGCTTATCTCGAACAACAACGCCTGGGGCAGGAAAAAACCTGCGGACAACGCGCCCCCTATGCCAGCCAAGCGCCCCTGGCCGATCGTTGGCAGCGCGTTCAATTGCTGAGCCAAACGCTGCGCGAAAAGAACCAGCACAACGGCCTGTTGCTCAATCAGCAGATCGACCATAACGCTCAGGCGCTGGCCATCCTCAGCAAAAACAACAAATCGCTGTATGGCCCGGACGGCCAGTCGCACGCCGGCAGCCTGCTCGGCAGAAAAATCGGCGTTTGA
- the flgM gene encoding flagellar biosynthesis anti-sigma factor FlgM, which translates to MSIDRTQRLQPVSTVQPRETPADNPLQPRKAAVAETAVSGTQVKLSEAQARLMQPGTQDIDMGRVEAIKQAIRNGELKMDAGKIADALLQDAQSDVQWIAGRD; encoded by the coding sequence ATGAGTATCGATCGCACCCAGCGGTTACAGCCGGTTTCCACTGTGCAACCGCGTGAAACCCCGGCCGACAACCCGCTCCAACCGCGCAAGGCCGCCGTGGCCGAAACCGCCGTCAGCGGCACGCAGGTCAAACTGAGCGAGGCGCAGGCGCGCCTGATGCAGCCTGGCACCCAGGATATCGATATGGGTCGGGTCGAGGCCATCAAACAGGCGATCCGCAACGGTGAACTGAAGATGGACGCCGGCAAAATCGCCGATGCGCTGCTGCAAGACGCGCAGAGCGATGTTCAATGGATCGCCGGACGCGACTGA
- the flgA gene encoding flagellar basal body P-ring formation chaperone FlgA, with protein sequence MKGKMLLLIGLLCSLNARADDLATQIESFIQGKFSGEPVQVKVRVRTPPNQWPACELPQLSLSPNARIGGNVSISARCGQERRFIQTQVQVFGRYLVSARGISAGSRLTAADLALKEGRLDTLPPRALTEAGKALGAVSLRNISPGQPLTLAMLRRAWIIKAGQPVQVNAQGEGFSISGAGKAMNNAAAEDSVRVRMASGQIVSGVVGDDGAIRITL encoded by the coding sequence ATGAAAGGTAAAATGCTGCTGCTTATCGGCCTGCTATGCAGTCTGAACGCGCGCGCCGACGATCTGGCGACGCAAATCGAAAGCTTCATCCAAGGCAAGTTCAGCGGCGAACCGGTACAGGTAAAAGTGCGGGTGCGCACGCCGCCGAACCAATGGCCCGCTTGCGAACTGCCGCAGCTGTCGCTGTCGCCCAACGCGCGGATCGGCGGCAACGTCAGCATTTCGGCGCGCTGTGGCCAGGAGAGGCGTTTTATCCAGACGCAGGTGCAGGTGTTCGGCCGCTATCTCGTTTCGGCGCGCGGCATCAGCGCCGGCAGCCGGTTGACGGCGGCGGATCTGGCGTTGAAAGAAGGCCGGCTCGATACCCTGCCGCCGCGCGCGCTGACCGAAGCGGGCAAAGCGCTAGGCGCCGTCAGCCTGCGCAACATCAGCCCCGGTCAGCCGCTGACCCTCGCCATGCTGCGCCGCGCCTGGATTATCAAGGCTGGGCAACCGGTGCAGGTCAACGCCCAGGGCGAAGGATTCAGCATCAGCGGTGCAGGTAAAGCGATGAACAACGCCGCCGCCGAAGACAGCGTGCGGGTACGCATGGCCTCCGGGCAGATCGTCAGCGGCGTGGTCGGGGACGACGGCGCGATCCGCATTACGTTATAA
- the flgB gene encoding flagellar basal body rod protein FlgB gives MLDKLDAALRFGQEALNLRAQRQEILAANIANADTPGYQARDIDFASQLNKVLEQGRVSGNGMALNLTAARHIPAQTLQPPQLDLLYRVPDQPSMDGNTVDMDRERTNFADNSLKYQTDLTLLNGQIKGMMSVLQQG, from the coding sequence ATGCTCGACAAACTGGACGCGGCTCTGCGCTTTGGCCAAGAGGCGCTGAACTTGCGCGCCCAGCGGCAGGAAATTCTGGCCGCCAACATCGCCAACGCAGACACGCCGGGTTATCAGGCGCGGGATATCGATTTCGCCAGCCAATTGAACAAAGTGCTGGAACAGGGGCGCGTCAGCGGCAACGGCATGGCGCTCAACCTGACGGCGGCGCGCCACATCCCGGCGCAGACCCTGCAGCCGCCGCAGCTCGATCTGTTGTACCGGGTGCCGGACCAGCCGTCGATGGACGGTAACACGGTGGACATGGATCGCGAACGCACCAATTTTGCCGATAACAGCCTGAAATATCAGACCGACCTGACGCTGCTCAACGGTCAGATCAAAGGGATGATGTCCGTGCTGCAACAAGGATAA
- the flgC gene encoding flagellar basal body rod protein FlgC, with translation MSLLNIFDISGSALSAQSQRMNVSASNMANADSVTGPDGEPYRAKQVVFQVAAAPGQPTGGVRVAQVVDDPAPERLVYQPGNPLADAKGYVRMPNVDVVGEMVNTISASRSYQANVEVLNTTKSMMMKTLTLGQ, from the coding sequence ATGTCTTTACTGAATATTTTTGATATCTCCGGCTCGGCGTTATCGGCGCAATCCCAGCGCATGAACGTCAGCGCCAGCAACATGGCCAACGCCGACAGCGTGACCGGCCCGGACGGCGAACCTTACCGCGCCAAGCAGGTGGTGTTCCAGGTCGCGGCGGCGCCGGGGCAACCGACCGGTGGCGTGCGCGTCGCCCAGGTGGTGGACGATCCGGCACCCGAGCGCCTGGTGTATCAGCCGGGCAACCCGCTGGCGGACGCCAAGGGGTATGTGCGCATGCCGAACGTCGACGTGGTGGGGGAAATGGTCAACACCATCTCTGCTTCCCGCAGCTACCAGGCCAACGTCGAGGTGCTCAACACCACCAAGTCGATGATGATGAAGACCCTGACGCTGGGTCAATAA
- the flgD gene encoding flagellar hook assembly protein FlgD yields MSVSPTTKPSLDDTVLGANGKNTNSQDLHNSFLTLLVAQLKNQDPTNPMQNNELTSQLAQINTVQGIEKLNTTLGSISGQINSNQSLQATALIGHGVMVPGNNILVGSKDGKVSTTPFGVELERAADQVTATITNASGQVVRTIEIGGLTAGVHAFTWDGSLDDGSTAPDGAYKVAINAKGNGEQLVARSLHFGLVNGVIRDGNGAKLDLGLAGNATLEDVRQIL; encoded by the coding sequence ATGTCAGTCTCCCCGACGACCAAGCCGTCGCTGGACGATACCGTCCTCGGCGCCAATGGCAAAAATACCAACAGCCAGGATCTGCACAACAGCTTCCTGACGCTGCTGGTCGCGCAGTTGAAAAACCAGGATCCGACCAATCCGATGCAGAACAACGAGCTGACGTCGCAGCTGGCGCAGATCAACACCGTTCAGGGTATCGAAAAGCTTAACACCACGCTGGGGTCGATCTCCGGCCAGATCAACAGCAACCAATCGCTGCAGGCCACCGCGCTGATCGGTCACGGCGTGATGGTGCCGGGCAACAACATTCTGGTCGGCAGCAAGGACGGCAAGGTCAGCACCACGCCGTTCGGCGTGGAACTGGAGCGCGCCGCCGATCAGGTGACCGCCACCATCACCAACGCCAGCGGGCAGGTGGTGCGCACCATTGAAATTGGCGGCCTGACCGCCGGCGTGCACGCCTTCACCTGGGACGGCTCGCTGGATGACGGCTCCACCGCGCCCGACGGCGCCTACAAAGTGGCGATTAACGCCAAAGGCAACGGCGAGCAGCTGGTGGCGCGCAGCCTGCACTTCGGGCTGGTGAACGGCGTGATCCGCGACGGCAACGGCGCCAAGCTGGATCTCGGCCTGGCGGGCAACGCCACCCTGGAAGACGTGCGACAGATCTTATAA
- the flgE gene encoding flagellar hook protein FlgE → MAFSQAVSGLNAAATNLDVIGNNIANSATAGFKSGSVSFADMFAGSQVGLGVKVSGITQNFKGGTTTGTSRALDVAINGNGFFRMQDKDGGIFYTRNGQFKLDENRNLTNMQGLQLTGYPAAGSPPTIQQGANPVPLSIPEGMMNAKASTSGEMVANLKSTHKVPENKTFDPTKQDSYNYVNTITAYDSLGNAHNINAYFVKTADNKWQVYTQDGSAAPVDAGTMEFSTSGNLVKTTSTNGAPGEFSMVIPMAAKDGAPAQNFTLSFAGSMQQNVGSDSVSKVAQDGYAAGEYTNFQINNDGTVVGIYSNQQTQVLGQIVMANFSNPEGLASQGDNVWQETGASGQPRVGLSGGGGFGKLTSGALESSNVDLSQELVNMIVAQRNYQSNAQTIKTQDSILQTLVSLR, encoded by the coding sequence ATGGCCTTTTCTCAGGCAGTCAGCGGCTTGAACGCGGCAGCAACCAACCTGGACGTGATCGGTAACAACATCGCCAACTCCGCGACCGCGGGCTTCAAATCCGGCAGCGTCTCCTTTGCCGACATGTTCGCCGGTTCGCAGGTCGGGCTGGGCGTCAAAGTGTCCGGCATCACCCAAAACTTCAAGGGCGGCACCACCACCGGCACCAGCCGCGCGCTGGATGTGGCCATCAACGGCAACGGTTTTTTCCGCATGCAGGATAAAGACGGCGGCATCTTCTATACCCGCAACGGCCAGTTCAAGCTGGACGAGAACCGCAACCTGACCAACATGCAGGGCCTGCAGCTGACCGGCTACCCGGCGGCCGGCTCTCCGCCGACCATCCAGCAGGGCGCCAACCCGGTGCCGCTGAGCATTCCTGAAGGCATGATGAACGCCAAGGCGTCCACCTCCGGCGAGATGGTGGCCAACCTGAAGTCCACCCATAAAGTGCCGGAGAACAAGACCTTCGATCCGACCAAACAGGACAGCTACAACTACGTCAACACCATCACCGCCTACGACTCGCTGGGCAACGCGCACAACATCAACGCCTACTTCGTGAAGACAGCGGACAACAAGTGGCAGGTCTATACCCAGGACGGCAGCGCGGCGCCGGTTGATGCCGGCACCATGGAGTTCAGCACCAGCGGCAATCTGGTGAAAACCACCAGCACCAACGGCGCGCCAGGCGAGTTCAGCATGGTGATCCCGATGGCCGCCAAAGACGGCGCGCCGGCGCAAAACTTCACCCTGAGCTTCGCCGGCAGCATGCAGCAGAACGTAGGCAGCGACTCGGTGAGCAAGGTGGCGCAGGACGGCTATGCCGCCGGTGAATACACCAACTTCCAAATTAACAACGACGGCACCGTCGTTGGGATCTACTCCAACCAGCAGACTCAGGTGCTGGGCCAGATCGTCATGGCCAACTTCTCCAACCCGGAAGGGCTGGCGTCGCAGGGCGATAACGTTTGGCAGGAAACCGGCGCGTCCGGCCAGCCACGCGTTGGTCTGTCGGGCGGCGGCGGCTTCGGCAAGCTGACCAGCGGCGCGCTGGAGTCATCCAACGTCGATCTGAGCCAGGAGCTGGTGAACATGATCGTCGCACAGCGTAACTACCAGTCCAACGCCCAGACCATCAAGACGCAGGACTCCATCCTGCAGACGCTGGTTAGCCTGCGCTGA
- a CDS encoding flagellar basal body rod protein FlgF has product MDHAIYTAMGAARQTLEQQSITANNLANASTPGFRAQLAALRAVPVDGPSLATRTLVTASTPGADMSQGALNYTARPLDVALQQDGFLAVSLPGGGEAYTRNGNIQISSTGQLTVQGMPLMGDGGPIEVPPSAEITIAADGTISALNAGDPPNTIAQIGRLKLVKADAREVMRGDDGLFRLTPETQQQRGNQLQNDPQVRVMPGVLEGSNVKPMETMVDMIANARRFEMQMKVIHSVDENEQRANSLLSVS; this is encoded by the coding sequence ATGGATCACGCGATTTATACCGCGATGGGCGCGGCGCGCCAAACGCTGGAACAGCAATCCATTACCGCCAACAACCTGGCCAATGCGTCGACGCCGGGCTTTCGCGCCCAGCTTGCCGCGTTGCGCGCGGTGCCGGTCGACGGTCCGAGCCTGGCGACACGCACCTTGGTGACTGCCTCGACGCCGGGCGCCGACATGAGCCAGGGCGCGCTGAACTACACGGCGCGCCCGCTGGACGTGGCGCTGCAGCAGGATGGTTTTTTGGCGGTGAGCCTGCCGGGCGGCGGTGAGGCTTACACCCGCAACGGCAACATTCAGATTTCCTCCACCGGGCAGTTGACGGTGCAGGGGATGCCGCTGATGGGCGACGGCGGGCCGATCGAGGTGCCGCCGTCGGCGGAGATCACCATCGCGGCCGACGGCACCATTTCGGCGCTTAACGCCGGCGATCCGCCGAACACCATCGCGCAGATTGGCCGCCTGAAGCTGGTGAAGGCCGATGCGCGCGAAGTGATGCGCGGTGACGACGGGCTATTCCGCCTGACGCCGGAAACTCAACAGCAGCGCGGCAATCAGTTGCAAAACGATCCGCAGGTGCGGGTGATGCCGGGCGTGCTGGAGGGCAGCAACGTCAAGCCGATGGAGACCATGGTCGACATGATCGCCAACGCCCGCCGTTTTGAAATGCAAATGAAGGTCATCCACAGCGTGGATGAAAACGAACAGCGTGCCAACTCACTGCTCTCAGTGAGCTAA
- the flgG gene encoding flagellar basal-body rod protein FlgG — MIPSLWIAKTGLDAQQTNMDVIANNLANVSTNGFKRQRAVFEDLLYQTMRQPGAQSSEQTTLPSGLQIGTGVRPVATERLHSQGNLSQTNNSKDVAIKGQGFFQVMLPDGTQAYTRDGSFQIDQNGQLVTSSGFQVQPAITIPANALSITVGRDGIVSVTQQGQTAAQQVGQLTLTTFVNDSGLESVGENLYQETESSGAPNESTPGLNGAGLLYQGYVETSNVNVAEELVNMIQTQRAYEINSKAVSTSDQMLQKLTQL, encoded by the coding sequence ATGATTCCATCCTTATGGATTGCCAAAACCGGTCTGGACGCGCAGCAGACCAACATGGACGTGATCGCCAACAACCTGGCGAACGTCAGCACCAACGGCTTCAAGCGCCAGCGTGCGGTATTTGAAGATCTGCTGTACCAGACCATGCGTCAGCCGGGCGCGCAGTCTTCCGAGCAGACTACGCTGCCTTCCGGTCTGCAGATCGGCACCGGCGTGCGTCCGGTGGCGACCGAGCGCCTGCACAGCCAGGGCAACCTGTCGCAGACCAACAACAGCAAAGACGTCGCCATCAAGGGGCAGGGTTTCTTCCAGGTGATGCTGCCGGACGGCACCCAGGCCTACACCCGCGACGGGTCGTTCCAGATCGATCAGAACGGCCAGCTGGTCACCTCCAGCGGTTTCCAGGTGCAGCCGGCGATCACCATTCCGGCGAACGCGCTGTCCATCACCGTCGGCCGCGACGGCATCGTCAGCGTCACCCAGCAGGGGCAGACCGCCGCTCAGCAGGTGGGCCAACTGACGCTGACCACGTTCGTCAACGACAGCGGTCTGGAGAGCGTGGGCGAGAATCTGTATCAGGAAACCGAAAGCTCGGGCGCGCCGAACGAGAGCACGCCGGGGCTGAACGGCGCCGGTCTGCTGTATCAGGGCTACGTGGAAACCTCCAACGTTAACGTGGCGGAAGAGCTGGTCAACATGATCCAGACTCAGCGCGCTTACGAGATCAACAGCAAAGCGGTATCGACCTCCGATCAGATGCTGCAAAAGCTGACGCAACTGTAA
- the flgH gene encoding flagellar basal body L-ring protein FlgH yields MAILPRQGQRWLAGMVMLTLSGCAYIPHKPLVDGATTAQPAPASAPMPNGSIFQTVQPMNYGYQPLFEDRRPRNVGDTLTIVLQENVSASKSSSANASRNGASKFGVATSPRYLDGLLGNARADMDISGDSTFGGKGGANANNTFNGTITVTVNQVLANGNLHVVGEKQIAINQGTEFIRFSGVVNPRTISGNNSVTSTQVADARIEYVGNGYINEAQTMGWLQRFFLNVSPF; encoded by the coding sequence ATGGCAATCCTGCCGCGGCAGGGACAACGCTGGCTGGCGGGAATGGTGATGCTGACGCTGAGCGGCTGCGCTTATATTCCGCACAAACCGCTGGTGGACGGCGCGACCACGGCGCAGCCCGCGCCGGCCAGCGCGCCGATGCCGAACGGCTCAATCTTCCAGACGGTGCAGCCGATGAACTACGGCTATCAGCCGCTGTTCGAAGACCGCCGGCCGCGCAACGTCGGCGACACCCTGACCATCGTGCTGCAGGAAAACGTCAGCGCCAGCAAAAGCTCCTCCGCCAACGCCAGCCGCAACGGCGCCAGCAAGTTCGGCGTCGCCACCTCGCCGCGTTACCTCGACGGCCTGTTGGGCAATGCGCGCGCCGATATGGACATTTCCGGCGACAGCACCTTCGGCGGCAAGGGCGGCGCCAACGCCAACAACACCTTCAACGGCACCATTACGGTGACGGTCAACCAGGTGCTGGCCAACGGTAACCTGCACGTGGTGGGGGAAAAGCAGATCGCCATCAACCAGGGCACCGAATTCATTCGTTTCTCCGGCGTCGTCAACCCGCGCACCATCAGCGGCAACAACTCGGTCACCTCGACGCAGGTGGCGGACGCGCGGATCGAATACGTCGGCAATGGCTATATCAACGAAGCGCAGACCATGGGCTGGCTGCAGCGCTTCTTCTTAAATGTTTCACCGTTCTAA
- a CDS encoding flagellar basal body P-ring protein FlgI yields the protein MLKKWFIALCVGLVCLPAAAERIRDLVTVQGVRDNALIGYGLVVGLDGSGDQTMQTPFTTQSLSNMLSQLGITVPPGTNMQLKNVAAVMVTAKLPPFSRAGQNIDVVVSSMGNAKSLRGGTLLMTPLKGVDNQVYALAQGNVLVGGAGAAAGGSSVQVNQLAGGRISNGATIERELPTTFGSGGVLNLQLNDEDFTLAQQISDAINRQRGGGTATPLDARTIQVLVPQGNSSQVRFLAEIQNITVNVGAMDAKVIINSRTGSVVMNRDVILDSCAVAQGNLSVVVDRQNTVSQPTTPFGGGQTVVTPNTQISVQQQGGSLQKVNASANLNNVIRALNALGATPIDLMSILQAMQSAGCLRAKLEII from the coding sequence ATGCTGAAAAAATGGTTTATCGCGCTGTGCGTCGGGCTGGTGTGCTTGCCGGCGGCGGCGGAGCGCATCCGCGATCTGGTGACGGTGCAGGGCGTGCGAGACAACGCCCTGATCGGCTACGGCCTGGTGGTGGGGCTGGACGGCTCCGGCGACCAGACCATGCAGACGCCGTTCACCACCCAAAGCCTGAGCAACATGCTGTCGCAGCTGGGCATCACCGTGCCGCCGGGCACCAACATGCAGCTGAAAAACGTGGCGGCGGTGATGGTGACCGCCAAACTGCCGCCGTTCTCGCGCGCCGGGCAGAACATCGACGTGGTGGTCTCATCAATGGGCAACGCCAAGAGCCTGCGCGGCGGCACCCTGCTGATGACGCCGCTGAAAGGCGTGGATAACCAGGTCTATGCGCTGGCGCAGGGCAACGTACTGGTCGGCGGCGCGGGCGCGGCGGCCGGCGGCAGCAGCGTGCAGGTCAACCAGTTGGCGGGCGGGCGCATCAGCAACGGCGCCACCATCGAGCGCGAGCTGCCGACCACCTTCGGCAGCGGCGGCGTACTCAACCTGCAGCTGAACGACGAAGACTTCACGCTGGCGCAGCAGATCAGCGACGCCATCAACCGCCAACGCGGCGGCGGCACCGCGACGCCGCTCGACGCCCGCACGATCCAGGTGCTGGTGCCGCAGGGCAACAGCTCTCAGGTGCGCTTCCTGGCGGAGATTCAGAACATCACCGTCAACGTCGGGGCGATGGACGCCAAGGTGATCATCAACTCGCGCACCGGGTCGGTGGTGATGAACCGCGATGTGATCCTCGATTCCTGCGCTGTCGCCCAGGGCAACCTGTCGGTGGTGGTCGATCGGCAGAACACCGTCAGCCAACCGACGACGCCGTTCGGCGGCGGCCAGACGGTGGTGACGCCAAACACCCAGATCTCGGTGCAACAGCAGGGCGGGTCGCTGCAGAAGGTGAACGCCAGCGCCAACCTGAACAACGTCATTCGCGCGCTGAACGCGCTGGGCGCCACGCCTATCGATCTGATGTCGATCCTGCAGGCGATGCAGAGCGCCGGCTGCCTGCGCGCCAAGCTGGAAATCATCTGA
- the flgJ gene encoding flagellar assembly peptidoglycan hydrolase FlgJ, whose product MAGDLMAMSGAAYDAQALNGLKRDAAADPQGNLKQVAQQVEGMFVQMMLKSMRSALPQDGVLSSDQTRLYTSMYDQQIAQQMSQKGLGLADMMVKQMSNANTVPSETAGLSPMALDNEVLQTLPNQALEQMVRRAMPKAPPAAAPLSLNNGNFVARLSIPAKVASQQSGIPHQLIVAQAALESGWGQREIPTSDGTPSYNLFGIKAGGSWSGPVTEITTTEFEQGAAKKVKAKFRVYGSYVEAIADYVKLLTNNPRYADVAAARSPEQAAHALQRAGYATDPQYASKLVSVIQQMKSAGEQAVKAYTHDLKDLF is encoded by the coding sequence ATGGCGGGCGATCTGATGGCGATGTCGGGCGCGGCCTATGACGCCCAGGCGCTGAACGGCCTGAAGCGCGACGCGGCGGCCGACCCGCAGGGCAACCTCAAGCAGGTGGCGCAGCAGGTGGAAGGCATGTTCGTGCAGATGATGCTGAAAAGCATGCGTTCCGCCTTGCCGCAGGACGGGGTGTTGAGCAGCGATCAAACGCGGCTCTATACCTCGATGTACGATCAGCAAATCGCCCAGCAGATGTCGCAAAAAGGGCTGGGGCTGGCCGACATGATGGTCAAGCAGATGAGCAACGCCAATACGGTGCCGAGCGAAACCGCGGGCTTGTCGCCGATGGCGCTGGACAACGAGGTGCTGCAAACGCTGCCGAACCAGGCGCTGGAGCAGATGGTGCGCCGGGCGATGCCGAAAGCCCCGCCGGCCGCCGCGCCGCTGTCGCTCAACAACGGCAACTTCGTCGCTCGTCTGTCGATACCGGCGAAGGTCGCCAGCCAGCAGAGCGGCATTCCGCATCAGCTGATCGTCGCGCAGGCGGCGCTGGAATCCGGCTGGGGGCAGCGCGAGATCCCAACCTCAGACGGCACGCCGAGCTACAACCTGTTCGGCATCAAGGCCGGCGGCAGCTGGAGCGGGCCGGTGACGGAGATCACCACCACCGAGTTCGAACAGGGCGCGGCGAAGAAGGTGAAGGCGAAGTTCCGCGTCTACGGCTCGTACGTCGAAGCGATCGCCGATTACGTCAAACTGCTGACCAACAACCCGCGCTACGCCGACGTGGCCGCCGCGCGCAGCCCGGAGCAGGCGGCGCATGCGCTGCAGCGCGCCGGGTACGCCACCGATCCCCAGTACGCCAGCAAGTTGGTCAGCGTGATTCAGCAGATGAAGAGCGCGGGGGAGCAGGCGGTGAAAGCTTACACCCACGATCTGAAAGATTTGTTCTAA